Genomic segment of Eremothecium sinecaudum strain ATCC 58844 chromosome VIII, complete sequence:
AGCAACTACAACAGCTGAGAAGATCACAGAAAAACAACCAGCTACGATTGTCCCTATCAGGGAAACAATCCAGGTCTGTGGGTACCGCCTTATGACGCTCATAACAGTCTTCATAATCGCAACACTTAAAGGAATCCTAGAGCGCATCGAGTAGAAGCACCATGCAACCAACAGAGTGAATATCAGGAACACGATACCTCCTGACCAGTATCTCATCGAGAAATAGATAATAGCAGCCGCAAGCCCCGTTACAACGTTCACAATCATACCAAGATAGATGAACATTTTGGGGTACATGCTTGCTAAGATAAAACCGACGACCGAAAGTACTAATGCACTACCAACAGTAACTACCAATAAAATGGCAGAGTTGGCGTTCAGTGTACCAGTATCGTCTCCATCGTAGACACCAGAGCCTACTTGAGATGAGTTGTCGCTCCAAGCTCGAAGTGTAATAACTGCCAAAGCAGTAAATGCCCCTACCGTTAATAAAAATAGAATAGTAAACGGCCAGTCATTAAACTTCCTCTTGTTATTATTCTCAGTAGGGAACTTCTCCTCAAAGCTATTCCCTATAGGGGCTCCGGGTCCATCGTGATTCAGGTTGTAATGCGGATTTTGATGAAACTGATACTGTTGTGGTACAGCTGAGGGCTTTTGTTGCGGATAAAACTGCTGACCTTGGTAAGGCTGATTTTGTCCCTGATACTGTGTCCCACTGTAATATTGCTGTCCATTATCGTAAGCCGGAGGCTTCCCGTATACATTACCTGACATAATACGCAGCTACACACTTAGGTTTGTTGATTTGTCTTTGACACTTACGAATACACTTTATAAATACAAGTTTCCCCTTGCAGATACAGtttttatattttaaaaagGAGTTACAAGAGCAAGGGGACAACGTAATCGCGCGAGAAGCAAACCTCACCTATTTGAGAATACGGCTTATTTAATCAGAAAAGTTTAAAAACTGCAATTTAGTCTCTATTCTGGGACGAAAATCTTTGGCATCTTGAGGTTGAAACTAGTCACCCCGTGCTAGAAAAGTGCCATAATTTTACTCTAGTTCGAGCGGAAAGAAACTCCTCTTGGGTGTAGGGACAATGGAGAATGGTATTTTTGTAACGTCGTCCCTTTGACAATAAAAGGAGTTCACCAAAAGCGACTACGTCGTGAAGAGCGATCTATACGTCACGTGAAACAAGCGTGATCAAAACTATACAGATCACGTGAACAAAGCTTGCTCATGTGTAAATCAGTCATTAATGAAGCATATAAACGCATATACTTAACATCTGCGGCCAGAAGTTCAGTATTGGACCTTCGAAATGCAGTATCATAGCCGGTAAATCCCTCATTGTTGGGTGAGTATTTTTTGTGTTGGTAACCTGCTGTCTGATATTCGAACACTAGGGTGGTGAAGACTACTAAAGAGCCAAGAATTCCCATATATACTACCCTTAAAAACTTGGATAACTTTTAATAGAAAAAAGCAGAATATCTAGAATGTCTAGTCGTTATAGAGTTGATTATCATTTGAAGTCGCACCGTAAGGACGAATTCATTCAATGGATTAAAGGACTACTTTCCGTTCCATTTGTTTTACATGCTGTTAACAATCACGCGGTGGCACAGGACAAGTACAGGCGGATTTTCAAAGACGTCGAGAGCCTGGTACAAGAGAGAATTGAATTACAGGGAAATAACGGTGAATTACATGTATCTCGCTTGCAACTTTTGGTTCCAACAATTGGTGAATTTTTTACAGGTTTACCGCTTTCCGAGGCATTCTTGCTGCAGGACCAAAAGCGTGCAATTAGCGCTAGAGTGAGAGTTTCCCCCTCTTTTAATGATATCAGACACATTTTAAACACTGCACAGATGCTGGAACTTGCGCGTTCTAAGAATTTACGAATGATGACGTTTGATGGAGATGTAACATTGTATGCCGACGGCGGCACGCTTAATGTCGGAGACAAAGCAGTCTCTCGTCTAGTGAAATTGCTAGAGATAGGAATATATGTTGCAATAGTAACTGCAGCAGGATATGATGATGCCCTTAACTATGAAAGACGTCTCATCGGGTTAATTAAGAAGCTAGAGGAGCACCAGGAAGTTCCTCTTGGTGTCAAGGAGAGATTATGCATCATGGGAGGCGAGTCTAATTTCTTATTTAAGTACTACGAAAGAGAAAGGAAAGGTGGCTTTAAAAGAGTGAACTATAATGAATGGATGCTGAACGATCTTCGGAATTGGACTCACGAAGATATCAAGGCAACTCTGGATCTTGCCGAGGAAACATTCAAGTCGATGCTTGTTTTACTCAACCTGCCCCCAGAGACCTCAATTATTCGTAAAGAACGTTCTGTGGGGATTGTACCAGGTTATCGATGGGATCCAGAACTCAAGATTGAGACAAAGGTCCCTATTTTAAGGGAGTCATTGGAGGAGATAGTTCTACGCGTTGAGGCTAAACTCGAAAGTTTCGTACCTGCCAAAAGGATAATGTTTAGCTGCTTCGACGGAGGAAGCGACGTATGGTGCGACATAGGAGGAAAGGATCTCGGTATCCGTCAGTTGCAACATTATTATAGTTCAGAAAAGCCTTTTACACCGCAGCAGTGTCTGCACGTAGGCGATCAATTCACCCCTCTGGGATCAGCAAATGATTTTAAGGCGCGTTTATCTAGCTGTACAGTCTGGATCGCATCGCCGCAAGAGACAGTAGACGTCCTGGATGAATTTTTGTCATATGTAGACACTAGTGTTCATTAGTTATATAGCAATGCTCTCTACATTTAATTACAAAATTTAATACATTAAAAATGTTAAAAAATAACGACAACAGCAGGACTCGAACCTGCGCGGGCAGAGCCCAAAAGATTTCTAATCTTTCGCCTTAACCGCTCGGCCATGTTGCCAGATTATATTAGTGTCGTGAGAATATCACCATTATGATCGTACTGGAGTTTGGTCCCTTAGAATCAAAATGCACTGAGAAGTAGCCTCCACTAAAAGTAAGAAACTTCCTGTAGTAAGGAGGTGAAGGAATCACGGGTTTAATATGGCGTGCCTTGAAGTGACATTGTGTGATCGTGGAGGGAACTGGAGGTTGATCGACCGTTGAAGCGAGAACATGGATCATGATTACGAGCAAAAGGACGGAAACTATATTAAGAGACCGAATTGTTAGTTAAATAGGACCTGACTGCCCAAGAAGGTAAAAGATCATTGAATAGTTAAAAAATAATAGCAACTAATCTACCGTTGAGTGCCTTAACTTATACGTGGTCAAGGAATTACACGGTAGCACGTGACTAATTTGGGTAGCCTTCGATAAAGCTGTGCAGCAGAAACTATATAAGTAGACTAAATCAAGATAATTTTATAATAGCACGTATAGTTCGTTAAAAGGCCATTGGTACAATTAGGAGTAAATGATGGCCAAATAGTCGTCAAGGATGTTTATTTTACAGtgaatttcttcaattAGCACGTGATTCATGTTTGGCGGCCTCGACAGTTGGCACCGTCGCGTTAAACTAGATCCAACATGAACGGGTTCACCATCGAATCTAGCAGGTTAACAATAACTTCCCGAGAAAAAGCCATCTGCTATGGAAGCTTAGAAGTGAGTTTATCTTGCTACTTATAAAGGAATTGAGTTCAGAGGAGGAACAGACGAACTCCGCCGAGAATCTGAGTTCaattcataaagtttgcTCAAGGACTTGTCGTACTTAAAGAAGAGAGCAACGATCGAGGTATTGAGGAGATCCAATTGAACACATTGAAGCCCACTACAGTAACGACATGATAGCACGTGATCAGGTTAAGCGGTCCTCGAAAGCTTTTATTTAGGAAGCGGATCACACCCAATATACAAGTACTAAAAATCACGCAACACGACAGCACGTGATTATGACATAACGCTACTTTTATTTATTAAAGTTGAACAAATAATTACAGCCCATAAAGTTGAGTAAACACTTGTGATAGAGGGATTAATTCGTTGTTTATGCACTTTCAAACCTTTTCTGGAAGCATACGGTTACCTAAAAAGTAGTTTTTGGCTACAGATAATAAAAGTGGTTAAGGTGCTAACTTAAAATACCAACGGTCTATTTGAACCATCATTAAAATGCCGTTGATGGATTCGTCGCGAAATAAAGGTCGCCATCCAAGGCGAGACGAATCTTCTGATCACGATCATCGTGCTATAACTGTGAACTGCATGGATGATATCAACAGGCAACGAATATCAAACTCGGAGGTACTGTTAATGGATAATGATCATCTCCATGATAGGCCTACTGATGTGGGAGGCGTAGCGCCGCCGTCATATTACCAAGTTGCGACCCCTAAATCACCTCATGAACTTTCTTTAACTCATGATGATGACATGCACATACACTCTGATCAGGCGACAAGTCAGCATCCTCAGAGAGAAAGCGAAGAAACGGAAAGACTGAAGTATGAAATAGCCAAAAGTGAAATAATGGAACAATTAAATCTGCAGATTTTGATAAAACACAAAGAGATGGATGAATTGGAAGACGAAGCCAGGATTTTAGGTGCTCAATCCAAAGTTTTGGAGATACTACATGATGATAAAGACCTGTTAACGAAAGTAGAGGAATATCAAATAAGGGAGGCTGCGAAGCAAAGGATAGAGCTTgaaaggaagaagatgCTACAGGATACTGTTCCTTTGCAATACCCCACAACAGCACCTGCTAAGAGTGGCGGGGAGTACTATTATCACACCAGGAGTAAAAGTACAAATTCACACGGTACGGGAGTATCTACTTTGAGACCCGCGAACGATAATGTTATGGGACTTAGAATGCTTGGATCAAAAACTATTATTGACAGCACTTCATCCGGATCCGGATCCCTGAATAGCATGCAAACTACAGACCCCTTTGCTCCTCAGTTTTTCAATCAGCATCATAGAAGAAATTATAGTAGCACGTGTATTTCGAGTAATAGTGGAGTTATAGGAAGAACAGATAATGGTGATGCTATATTTAGAAGACTTGATGGTCTTTTAATTGTAATAACATGTTGCAAGTGTAAAAAGTCGGGTTTCACGTCGGCTCAAGGTATTGTGAACCATGCCAGGCTGAAACATTCCACGTCCTATTCAAGCCAGCCGCTAGCCGTCCTTAATAACCAGTGTATATTACCAGAGGAGAAACAGAATAAGATTGTTTGGGATAAATTCAAGGAACTGGGCCTGGACCCTGAAAAAGATTATTTACCTAACGCCCTAGGAAAGTTGCCCGGCGTTATAACAGGGTCAAATCCATCTTCCACACCATCTAGCTCGGAGAGGAGAGATAACACACCAAGTGAAGTACTTTCATCATCACTTTCACCAACTTCAATCCATCCTAATACTGAAGTATGGTCAACTAAGCATTTAGAAAAGATGTATGGCAAGAAGGATTTTCAGGAGATAGTAGATTATGTCAATGATGCAAAAAAAGATTTGGATGTCGTCTTAAAAATTCAGTCAGAACTTGAAGAGGGggaagatgaagaggatgaCGAGGATCCAAACGAAGAGTCTGGTAGTCAACACAGCCCTTCAGCCCTCCAACAACAACCTAACACAGCTGATCGAGAATACAATAGTGACATGAAGCGAAAGGCATCTGCCATGGATAAAGAGGCCAGAGAAAGACTGCGGCATAGTGACAAAAGGATGCGTCCAGATGCACTTTCAATGGTTGATTTACCGGCAGACGAGAAAAGGTCATCTCACTACAATTTAAGGGCTAAATCGAAGTTGAGATCATTATCTAGAATTGAATAAATATTCCCCTAAATAAAGTTGAAGGTATATGAAATGTAAATAAATGCTTTATGATGTTGACTTTAGGCCTTGTAGCATGTGAAGTGTTTTCAACGTGTACCCCTGTGGAAAAACGTTTCCCTTAAATTGCAACTACTCCGACTGAACTTATCATCATACTTTACGCATACGAAGCCTTTGCTTAACGATATTGGCAACTAATAGTTGATTGTTAATGCTAAGGTATATGTATCAGAGGAAACTCATTGGAATTGCAACCTTTTGCCGATTTCAGTCATCCGGTCCTCACTGGTTTTACGCTACTGATATTCCCGTTACCAAGCCTTATGATCCAGAATATAAACCTACCGAAGAACCAAAAAAGTTCACCCCATTTTCAAAGCACGATTCGGATAGAATAGAACGGCTTTATAATCTGAACCCTGAATCCAAGGATCCTATTGCAGTTAATGAGGATTATCTTTTTGAAGTTTGTCTCAAGAATAAAACTCTAAAGCCAAAATATTGGGAGGGGTCGCTTTATGAGGTTCGCCGTGGCCTATGGTTCATAAATGATGATATTCCTCTTCCCTATGAATTATCAGTTGAGATTGAAGAGTATTCAAAGCAGTATAGCCCTAACAATGATGTTTTTCCATTAAAGGGGACCTATTCCCATGGAAAGTACGTGATGTTTAGTAGCAGTAATGCCTCTGAAGCTTACTTGATCTCTGATATATCTCGTGGAGGACTGCAATTAAGCTTGCTGAGGACAAGTAAATTAATCTCCAGTGCTACTAAAGTAACTAGAGGTTACTCCGGAGGCAAGGATGGTATCATTATGAAGGCAGCAAAGGAAATAGAACACCAATTGTTGGACCAAACCAAACATTTGGGCAAGTTGTCAGATAAATTAGGTGGTGAGTTAAAAGAGCTGTTATCTGGGTACAGCGGTGGTCACTCCAATAACATGATTGATAATGCCATGGAAAAGGAGATGGAAGGAGACTACGACAACAAGAACAACCGCTACAATAGCCCCATAAAGTCTAATTTCAGAGAAATTGATCATCTAGTACTTTGTGTTCATGGGATCGGACAAAGTTTGGGTAAAAAGTATCAGTATGTTAACTTTGCCCACTCTATTAATTTGCTTCGTACAACTATGAAGAAGGTCTACGCGGAATCACCAGAACTACAGATAATAAACAAATATAACTACAAACATGACGACTGGAAGGATAATAGCAGGATACAAGTCTTACCAGTTACCTGGCGCCACGATATACGGCTAAGCTCTGATAGTTCTGAAGTCGATACTGAGTATAGGGATTTACCAACATTAGGCGACATAACGGTGAATGGTATCCGTCCAATCCGTAACCTACTAGGAGACATTGTTATAGACGTTTTACTATACTGTGAAGCATACTACAGGGATATTATATTAGAGAGTGTTACAAAACGGCTTAACGATACATATATGAAATTTCGGGCCAATTATCAATCATATCCTGGAAAAGTGAGCTTGGTAGGTCACTCTCTAGGTTCCCTGGTTTTATTTGACATATTATCACAACAGGATAAATATCCATTGGATTTTGATGTTGATAACTTCTTCTCATTAGGCTCACCAATTGGGGTCTTCAAGCTGGTGCAACGCACCAGAATCTCTCCTTTCTCAGACTTAAAAAAGGGGACTGATGCACAGGGCTTCAGTAAGTTAAAATGCGGGAACCTATACAATATGTACCATTCCTGTGATCCTGTTGCGTACCGAATGGAACCTTTAATTGACAAAACATTTGCACAATATAAGCAAGAGAAGATTTCGACACCAAAGAGCAGCAAAATTGCAGCCAAAGTTTTAGAACTTGGTGAGACAATTACACATGAGAACTCCGAGAAGGTGAAGGTTTCAGATAGGCTTTTAAAAACTATGCTAGGACTCAACCGTAGAGGCCGGGTTGACTATGCAATGGAAGCTAAGCCATGGGAAGTAGATATAGTGAGTGCAATAAGAGCGCATTTTGACTACTTtgaggaagaagagatCGCTGCATTCTTTTTAGAAAATATATTGCGTCAGCGAAGGCCCGTGAATGAACTTTTTTGTCAAAGCTTGAAAAAAACGAAGCAGCCTGATGTTCCATCGTGAACAAGCTTAACAGAAAAGGTTATATAATAGCAGGTGAGTGTAATATTGATATTAGGATCACAAGGGAGTTATATTTGGAATATTAAAACTTACTATCctttttaaaaaaagaaaatgaagTACATTATTGAGCATATGGAGTCTGGTTTCAGTGAGTGGGTCACACTGGAATATGCCCAAATCATTAGAGACATCGGTCATGAAAACTTAATCCTGTCATCATTACCAAAGAATACAACTCAAGATGATATACCAGAGTTACTAAGGAATATGAAGCTGCGCTGGACCACAGAACCTTTGGTCAACATTCATACTGTGTTCCCAGACCTTGAACCACTGGTGAAAGGCAGAGTCTGCTTACTTGACCCAAGGGCCCCAGAGGACCTTGCCCCCGCAGATGCTACAAAGTTTGACTACTTTGTCTTTGGGGGCATTCTAGGCGATCATCCTCCTAGAGATCGCACTAGCGAGTTAATGAGAAACTACCCAAATTTAATGATTAACAAAAGATTAGGAGACAAACAGATGACTACAGATACTGCTATCAGGACCACACAGCAAATTGTGGAAAAGCAGCTAAAATTTAGTGACATTAAGTTCATCGATTACCCAGAATTTAGGTTCAGTAAGAACGAAGCTACTGAGATGCCTTTCAGATACATCCTTGACTCGGCAGGAAAGCCTATCCTACCAGAAGGCATGCTTGAGCTGATTAAAAAGGATTCGGAGCAGACCTTAGACGATTTGTTCTAGATCGCGTGCCCGAATCTGAATGTATATTGGACTATTGTCCGCATGCATAcatatatacatatatttattttcaataaaGGAATTCCTGCACTAATAATGATAAGTAGTCATAAACAAGACACATACCTTCATGCTTCAGGAAGCTCACTCATTACATTTGTCCCACATTAGTATACTATGTCGTTAAATCACGTGCTTATCACATGACTAGATAGTACACAATAGAATTTTCTAGAGCCATTACCCTGATATGACCGTTAAGAgttttctttaatataAGAACAATCTAGCTTAACCAGCTATATTATTCAAAAATACCTTCACTAAAACCACGTTTGCTTTTCCTTTTGATCCAATCATATCGCTCATTATATTCTGAATCATGATGTCATTTTTGAAGTCTGCAAAATCTATCGTCCCATTGATGGACCGTGTGCTCGTTCAAAGAGTCAAGGCTGAAGCTAAGACTTCTTCTGGTCTATACCTTCCTGAAAAAAATGTTGAGAAGCTAAACACAGCAACCGTTTTAGCAGTTGGTCCTGGATTTACCGATGCAAACGGTAACAAGATTTTGCCAAATGTTCAAGTTGGTGACAAAGTTTTGATCCCACAATTTGGTGGTACCAGTATCAAGTTGAATAAGGATGATGAGGTTCTCCTATTCAGAGACTCCGAGATCCTCGCTAAGATCCAGGAGTGATTTCACGTTAGTTGATGGTGCGAGTGCCTTATAATCTATTTCAGGGCAGCCAGGACAAATTAGTTGCTTGTTGTTCTTTAGATATGCCATGTAAATAGCTATCATGTTTAAAAATAAATGAAACCTAGTGTTCGTCGAGGAAATTGAGGTCGAGATGACTAAACGCCTGCCCTCCTGAAGTATTTAGAATATCTTTCAGTTCGTTGGAATTTTGGCACTCCTTCATAAACCAGCCGCGGAACATATGGTCTCCCACTAACCCCTCCCAAATCTTCTCGCATTTTGCACCATCACATCGCACTTCTTCTGTAGTTTCCTTGTCCACAAAGGGTTCTGTCCATTGTATCCGCTTTGTAACGAGACGTTCAAAGAATTTACATGAGCGCTCATCGCCAATTGTTACTATTACCCCCGCACTTTGCTTTAAGTGTAAGCAGCATCCTTTGAGGAGTAACTGTTTCCCATTTGTTAATAGTTTAAACCGTATTTTAGGGTTCTTCAGCTGAGTGAACATGTAAACCTTGCAGTACCTGGTATCCTTCTGGGAGTTTTTGGTCTTTAGATTTGCTTGTCTTTCTGCTTTAGCTTCCAAGCTACGCTGTTTGTTAATCTCTAAATGCTTCTGCTTTCGTTGTGCAACCTGTTGCTTAACAGTTTGTTCCCACTTTGTCGGATCTTGGATGCTAGCATTGCTTTCTAAAACATGCATCATATTACTCAATTTTACCTTGGGCTCTGGCTTAGGTTCCAGACCTAGCTTAATCTTTTCTTCCACCTCTTGTCGTACCAGTTTTCTTTGATTACgtctcttcttcttctgctcTTTCTTAGTTAGGTAAATTCTCGGTACCACATTTTTACTTGCATTAAACTCCTTAACCACTGGCAAAGGATGCTTTACAAATCTGATACTCGGCCTTGTGTCCTCTACATCATCGTCTTCACTGTCTTCGTCTAAATTATTGTACGGCAATGTGAATTTGGGATGAACTCCATTAGAAGAGTCCAGATATTTCAAATCCCACCATTCGACATCAGGGATGTTCTTAAATGACTCCACGTAGCTAacttcatcttcagcaGGCAATTCTCCTTCTTCTATCTTTCTTTGCCTCAACTTATTTTCCTGCTCGACCCGTTCATTTTCCAACCTTTGAAGTTCTAATTCTTTTGCTTTTGCTTCACGCAGACGATTGGCCTGTTCTATAACTTCACCAGGCTTGTAGAATTGAAATACGCCTCCTCTTCTTTTATTTTGAACCCTTTGGTATTGGTCATCGTCCAAGTACGGGTTCTCACGTTTGGAACGTAATAGGTTTAAGTTAGAAGATCGTAGGGCGGGATGTAACTCCGTCTGTAAACCCTTTTTATTATCCTTTGATTCACTACCCATCGCTATATCATCAAATTATCAGATATTATACGCCCTGTGTACTGGTTTGATGTTCCATTACCTAGTTTTTCTATGCGAATGTTGAAATagtttaaaaaataatattaaCATGTTATATATAAAGTGAACAAAATTGATGCCAAACATTTTACAGTAAAGATAGACACTATTATGCGTGTATTCTTATCCGACGTACGTATATAGAACATTAAATGTGAATACTTATTATGTACTGATCTCATTCCTTATTTCAAAAATCCCCATCTCTTTTTCCGTCTCCCTGAAGGTATAGTAGCAGCTGCTCCTTCATTGCTACTCATGCTGCTCCTTCTACTTGTGATGGGCGAAGTGACCGTACTAGTACTAGTGCTTGCGCTTGCACTGCCGCCAAACAATGCGCCAAATAAACCAGTCCGCTTTCTTTTTCCAGCCGAAGTTATGGAATCGTTTGACTTCGTTCGATTAAGAGCATTTGCATTCGCACTGCGGACTTTTCGTAACGTTGTGTTAGATCCAAACTGCACACTTGACTGAGAAAGGGATTTCACTTGCCTCAATGGCGACATTTCCCTTAACGATTCATCCGAACCCATTTGCTGTACAGCCGTTGAACCGTCCGACCCTTTAACATTGTCCTCGAATTTGATAGTTGACTTTCTTGGTGGCAGCTCTGAACCTTGAGAAACACTAGTTTGGATCATGCTTTTACGCTTAGGTTTTGTTGGGATGTCAAGGACATCCAACATGGATTTCTTCCGGAAACCTCTATGCTTTTCTCCTCCTGTGATCATCCGTTGCATC
This window contains:
- the SFM1 gene encoding protein-arginine N-methyltransferase SFM1 (Syntenic homolog of Ashbya gossypii AAR109C; Syntenic homolog of Saccharomyces cerevisiae YOR021C); this translates as MKYIIEHMESGFSEWVTLEYAQIIRDIGHENLILSSLPKNTTQDDIPELLRNMKLRWTTEPLVNIHTVFPDLEPLVKGRVCLLDPRAPEDLAPADATKFDYFVFGGILGDHPPRDRTSELMRNYPNLMINKRLGDKQMTTDTAIRTTQQIVEKQLKFSDIKFIDYPEFRFSKNEATEMPFRYILDSAGKPILPEGMLELIKKDSEQTLDDLF
- the DDL1 gene encoding putative carboxylic ester hydrolase (Syntenic homolog of Ashbya gossypii AAR110C; Syntenic homolog of Saccharomyces cerevisiae YOR022C), with amino-acid sequence MLRYMYQRKLIGIATFCRFQSSGPHWFYATDIPVTKPYDPEYKPTEEPKKFTPFSKHDSDRIERLYNLNPESKDPIAVNEDYLFEVCLKNKTLKPKYWEGSLYEVRRGLWFINDDIPLPYELSVEIEEYSKQYSPNNDVFPLKGTYSHGKYVMFSSSNASEAYLISDISRGGLQLSLLRTSKLISSATKVTRGYSGGKDGIIMKAAKEIEHQLLDQTKHLGKLSDKLGGELKELLSGYSGGHSNNMIDNAMEKEMEGDYDNKNNRYNSPIKSNFREIDHLVLCVHGIGQSLGKKYQYVNFAHSINLLRTTMKKVYAESPELQIINKYNYKHDDWKDNSRIQVLPVTWRHDIRLSSDSSEVDTEYRDLPTLGDITVNGIRPIRNLLGDIVIDVLLYCEAYYRDIILESVTKRLNDTYMKFRANYQSYPGKVSLVGHSLGSLVLFDILSQQDKYPLDFDVDNFFSLGSPIGVFKLVQRTRISPFSDLKKGTDAQGFSKLKCGNLYNMYHSCDPVAYRMEPLIDKTFAQYKQEKISTPKSSKIAAKVLELGETITHENSEKVKVSDRLLKTMLGLNRRGRVDYAMEAKPWEVDIVSAIRAHFDYFEEEEIAAFFLENILRQRRPVNELFCQSLKKTKQPDVPS
- the HSP10 gene encoding Hsp10p (Syntenic homolog of Ashbya gossypii AEL235W; Syntenic homolog of Saccharomyces cerevisiae YOR020C (HSP10)), whose amino-acid sequence is MMSFLKSAKSIVPLMDRVLVQRVKAEAKTSSGLYLPEKNVEKLNTATVLAVGPGFTDANGNKILPNVQVGDKVLIPQFGGTSIKLNKDDEVLLFRDSEILAKIQE
- the PRP3 gene encoding U4/U6-U5 snRNP complex subunit PRP3 (Syntenic homolog of Ashbya gossypii AEL234C; Syntenic homolog of Saccharomyces cerevisiae YDR473C (PRP3)) — encoded protein: MGSESKDNKKGLQTELHPALRSSNLNLLRSKRENPYLDDDQYQRVQNKRRGGVFQFYKPGEVIEQANRLREAKAKELELQRLENERVEQENKLRQRKIEEGELPAEDEVSYVESFKNIPDVEWWDLKYLDSSNGVHPKFTLPYNNLDEDSEDDDVEDTRPSIRFVKHPLPVVKEFNASKNVVPRIYLTKKEQKKKRRNQRKLVRQEVEEKIKLGLEPKPEPKVKLSNMMHVLESNASIQDPTKWEQTVKQQVAQRKQKHLEINKQRSLEAKAERQANLKTKNSQKDTRYCKVYMFTQLKNPKIRFKLLTNGKQLLLKGCCLHLKQSAGVIVTIGDERSCKFFERLVTKRIQWTEPFVDKETTEEVRCDGAKCEKIWEGLVGDHMFRGWFMKECQNSNELKDILNTSGGQAFSHLDLNFLDEH
- the AHC1 gene encoding Ahc1p (Syntenic homolog of Ashbya gossypii AAR111C; Syntenic homolog of Saccharomyces cerevisiae YOR023C (AHC1)), whose amino-acid sequence is MPLMDSSRNKGRHPRRDESSDHDHRAITVNCMDDINRQRISNSEVLLMDNDHLHDRPTDVGGVAPPSYYQVATPKSPHELSLTHDDDMHIHSDQATSQHPQRESEETERLKYEIAKSEIMEQLNLQILIKHKEMDELEDEARILGAQSKVLEILHDDKDLLTKVEEYQIREAAKQRIELERKKMLQDTVPLQYPTTAPAKSGGEYYYHTRSKSTNSHGTGVSTLRPANDNVMGLRMLGSKTIIDSTSSGSGSLNSMQTTDPFAPQFFNQHHRRNYSSTCISSNSGVIGRTDNGDAIFRRLDGLLIVITCCKCKKSGFTSAQGIVNHARLKHSTSYSSQPLAVLNNQCILPEEKQNKIVWDKFKELGLDPEKDYLPNALGKLPGVITGSNPSSTPSSSERRDNTPSEVLSSSLSPTSIHPNTEVWSTKHLEKMYGKKDFQEIVDYVNDAKKDLDVVLKIQSELEEGEDEEDDEDPNEESGSQHSPSALQQQPNTADREYNSDMKRKASAMDKEARERLRHSDKRMRPDALSMVDLPADEKRSSHYNLRAKSKLRSLSRIE
- the ISN1 gene encoding IMP 5'-nucleotidase (Syntenic homolog of Ashbya gossypii AAR112C; Syntenic homolog of Saccharomyces cerevisiae YOR155C (ISN1)) gives rise to the protein MSSRYRVDYHLKSHRKDEFIQWIKGLLSVPFVLHAVNNHAVAQDKYRRIFKDVESLVQERIELQGNNGELHVSRLQLLVPTIGEFFTGLPLSEAFLLQDQKRAISARVRVSPSFNDIRHILNTAQMLELARSKNLRMMTFDGDVTLYADGGTLNVGDKAVSRLVKLLEIGIYVAIVTAAGYDDALNYERRLIGLIKKLEEHQEVPLGVKERLCIMGGESNFLFKYYERERKGGFKRVNYNEWMLNDLRNWTHEDIKATLDLAEETFKSMLVLLNLPPETSIIRKERSVGIVPGYRWDPELKIETKVPILRESLEEIVLRVEAKLESFVPAKRIMFSCFDGGSDVWCDIGGKDLGIRQLQHYYSSEKPFTPQQCLHVGDQFTPLGSANDFKARLSSCTVWIASPQETVDVLDEFLSYVDTSVH